The Congregibacter litoralis KT71 genome contains a region encoding:
- a CDS encoding IS3 family transposase (programmed frameshift) — translation MSNKRYPEEFKREAVRQITDRGYSVADVASRLGVTTHSLYAWVKKYGPAAEQHRVEADDQAEIRRLQKELKRVTEERDIPKKSRGVLREPIRVKYAFIQSHRHQLPVRHLCALLNVHPSGFYAWRRQPQSTRRCEDKRLSGLIKQFWLESGAVYGYRKIHRDLHEIGECCGPNRVHRLMRDAGIRAQVGYRKPRHKAGKAHDVTPNVLQRQFNPAAPNERWATDITHIRTHEGWLYLAVVIDLFSRRVIGWSMQSRITSDLVLDALLMSVWRRKPVSKVLVHSDQGSQYTSYDWSAFLRANGLEGSMSRRGNCHDNAVAESFFQLLKRERVKRKIYPTRQDARADIFDYIEMFYNVRRRHGSNSLLSPVDYEQHHEKQLESV, via the exons ATGAGCAACAAGCGTTACCCCGAAGAATTCAAGAGAGAAGCTGTTCGCCAGATTACTGATCGCGGCTATAGCGTGGCGGATGTGGCGAGTCGACTGGGCGTGACGACGCACAGTCTGTATGCCTGGGTGAAGAAGTACGGGCCGGCTGCCGAGCAACATCGAGTGGAGGCTGATGATCAGGCCGAGATTCGTCGGCTACAAAAAGAGCTTAAGCGTGTCACGGAGGAGCGTGACATTC CTAAAAAAAGCCGCGGCGTACTTCGCGAGCCAATCCGAGTGAAGTACGCTTTTATTCAATCCCATCGCCACCAGTTACCGGTGCGACATCTGTGTGCTTTGCTCAACGTCCACCCCAGCGGTTTCTATGCGTGGCGTCGACAGCCGCAATCGACTCGCCGTTGTGAGGACAAGCGGCTCTCTGGCCTAATCAAGCAGTTCTGGCTCGAGTCCGGTGCTGTGTATGGCTATCGGAAGATCCATCGTGATTTGCATGAAATAGGCGAGTGTTGCGGCCCCAACCGTGTCCACCGTCTCATGAGAGACGCTGGAATCAGGGCGCAGGTTGGTTATCGCAAGCCCCGGCATAAGGCTGGAAAAGCGCATGATGTGACGCCTAACGTACTGCAGAGACAGTTTAATCCGGCTGCGCCGAACGAGCGATGGGCGACCGACATCACCCATATTCGGACCCACGAAGGCTGGTTGTACCTGGCCGTGGTTATCGACTTATTCTCGCGCCGGGTGATTGGCTGGTCGATGCAATCACGGATCACGAGCGATCTGGTTCTAGATGCCTTGTTGATGTCGGTGTGGCGTCGCAAGCCGGTGAGCAAGGTACTTGTTCATTCGGACCAGGGCAGTCAATACACAAGCTATGACTGGAGCGCATTTCTACGCGCAAACGGCCTTGAGGGCAGTATGAGCAGACGCGGCAACTGCCATGACAACGCAGTCGCTGAAAGCTTCTTCCAGCTTCTCAAGCGCGAGCGCGTGAAGCGCAAGATATATCCGACCCGGCAGGATGCCCGGGCCGATATCTTTGACTATATCGAGATGTTCTACAACGTCAGACGCCGGCATGGCTCGAACAGCCTACTGTCACCTGTAGACTACGAACAGCATCACGAAAAACAACTGGAAAGTGTCTAG
- a CDS encoding AAA family ATPase: MKQHTYDTPAEARCTLPEDGEHLIRFIAREKDFKGIGEQKARALWERLGADFHATLRKDTPESRSLLRELLSEESVDALYTGYAKYKNLGACNWMAKLKIPAPIQQRLLKHHDDRSVQAINDNPYLLLGFGMPFDAVDTLARQQLEITDCDPKRLSAAVEMAIRKEIDKGHTYTTQNAIRPTVRKLLGSPDLATQAFMAGHQKAQFVLNGEAGTYHPTAQLLMESVVAKRLLKLAAQRDLYDHDANQAYLSAVEELPYDLTKKQAQAVANTLDNAVSCITGGAGTGKTTVLRTALRAYHALGYTIHAVALSGRAAMRLHESIGFKTLTIAAFLRQEPVERTGDQPHHLLVIDEASMIDLPTMYRLVTHISPKVRIILTGDPDQLPPIGCGKVLSDIVTSEVIVNTTLDIVKRQEGSTGIPEYSKLINQGIVPECLSTGAIIFHETPGTLMAEHCTELFLNAPHNSRIMGATKAIVAEINKRVQNAANPDGQRLEFEFHGERFYRDTRQGDAILFTQNNYDKGIQNGSLGTLVSTEAVGKHYGVVELDTGDRVDVTQGLLDCMELGYCITLHKAQGSQFPRIVIALQRGRIVDRAWLYTAITRAEAEIHIVGAASDLKAITESVSNAHRRNSHLVNLLRQDKNHHPERSLLPD, translated from the coding sequence ATGAAGCAGCACACCTACGACACGCCCGCCGAGGCTCGCTGCACCCTGCCGGAAGACGGTGAGCATCTGATCCGCTTTATCGCCAGGGAAAAGGACTTCAAGGGCATCGGTGAGCAGAAAGCCAGAGCGCTGTGGGAGCGCTTGGGAGCCGATTTCCATGCCACCTTAAGGAAAGACACGCCAGAGTCCAGAAGCCTGCTCAGAGAGCTATTGAGCGAAGAGTCCGTGGACGCCCTCTATACCGGTTACGCAAAGTACAAAAACCTCGGAGCGTGCAACTGGATGGCCAAACTCAAAATACCAGCTCCGATCCAGCAGCGCCTCCTGAAGCACCATGATGATCGTTCGGTACAGGCAATCAATGACAATCCCTATCTACTGCTGGGCTTTGGTATGCCCTTCGATGCGGTGGATACACTGGCAAGGCAACAACTTGAAATCACAGATTGTGATCCCAAACGGCTCTCAGCCGCCGTGGAGATGGCGATCCGCAAGGAGATCGACAAGGGCCATACCTATACCACTCAGAACGCCATTCGCCCCACGGTAAGAAAACTGCTGGGATCACCCGATCTGGCAACGCAGGCGTTTATGGCGGGGCATCAGAAGGCGCAATTTGTGCTGAACGGGGAGGCGGGCACCTACCACCCCACGGCCCAGCTACTGATGGAGTCCGTGGTTGCCAAGCGCTTGCTGAAATTGGCAGCCCAGCGCGACCTCTATGACCATGACGCAAACCAAGCCTACCTAAGCGCTGTGGAGGAACTGCCCTACGATCTGACCAAGAAACAAGCACAGGCGGTAGCCAATACACTGGATAACGCGGTGAGCTGCATTACGGGCGGCGCGGGGACGGGTAAAACCACCGTGCTGCGCACGGCGCTGCGAGCCTACCACGCCTTAGGTTACACCATTCACGCCGTAGCCCTGTCGGGCCGGGCGGCCATGCGCCTGCACGAATCTATCGGGTTTAAGACCCTGACCATTGCCGCCTTTCTCAGACAAGAGCCGGTCGAGCGCACTGGCGACCAGCCTCATCACCTGCTGGTCATCGATGAAGCGAGCATGATTGATCTGCCGACCATGTACCGCTTGGTAACCCACATCAGCCCGAAGGTTCGGATCATTCTCACAGGCGATCCCGACCAGTTACCACCCATCGGTTGCGGTAAAGTGCTGTCGGATATCGTGACATCCGAGGTGATCGTCAACACTACCCTGGACATCGTGAAGCGTCAGGAAGGCTCAACGGGCATCCCCGAATACTCCAAGTTGATCAACCAGGGAATCGTCCCTGAATGCTTGTCGACAGGAGCGATCATCTTCCATGAAACCCCTGGCACGCTGATGGCTGAGCACTGCACCGAATTGTTCCTGAACGCGCCACACAATAGTCGAATCATGGGCGCGACCAAGGCGATCGTCGCTGAGATTAACAAGCGGGTTCAGAACGCGGCGAACCCTGATGGACAGCGCCTGGAGTTTGAGTTTCATGGGGAGCGGTTCTATCGAGACACCCGCCAAGGGGATGCCATCCTGTTTACCCAGAACAACTACGACAAGGGCATCCAGAATGGCTCGCTGGGTACGCTGGTATCAACCGAAGCTGTAGGCAAACACTACGGCGTAGTTGAGCTGGACACAGGAGATCGGGTTGATGTTACTCAGGGCTTACTCGATTGCATGGAACTGGGCTATTGCATCACCTTGCATAAGGCTCAAGGCTCCCAATTTCCGCGTATCGTCATCGCCCTGCAACGAGGCCGCATCGTAGATCGTGCCTGGCTGTACACAGCGATTACTCGTGCTGAGGCCGAGATCCACATCGTCGGTGCAGCCAGTGACCTCAAGGCGATTACGGAGTCTGTGAGCAACGCCCATCGCCGCAACAGTCATCTGGTCAATTTACTGCGGCAAGATAAAAACCATCATCCAGAGAGAAGCCTCCTTCCTGATTGA